The following coding sequences lie in one Myxococcus xanthus genomic window:
- a CDS encoding helix-turn-helix domain-containing protein, which translates to MIGPLLKEWRTLRGKSQLALSLEAQVSARHLSFLESGRSGASQELVLRLAEALGLGLRDRNALLVAAGFAPQFGERGWHSAELAEVRRAAGLILASHEPYPAIVVDSSSTVLEANAGALAMMGQPREALGQVNLMDLVFVPGPVRSAIGNWEEIAGYLLHRLREGARMRGPRSPVASVLAHVLAQPGVEALTALRPANAGSVLVPLTFTRDGATTHWYTTLTSFGAPQDALVEEITIEQFHPM; encoded by the coding sequence CCCCTGCTCAAGGAATGGAGAACGCTGCGCGGCAAGAGCCAGTTGGCCCTGTCGCTGGAGGCGCAGGTATCGGCGCGCCACCTGTCATTTCTGGAGTCGGGCCGCTCCGGGGCCAGTCAGGAACTGGTGCTGCGGCTGGCGGAGGCCTTGGGGCTGGGGTTGAGAGACCGCAACGCCCTGCTGGTGGCGGCGGGGTTCGCGCCTCAGTTCGGCGAGCGCGGCTGGCACAGCGCGGAGCTGGCGGAGGTCCGGCGGGCCGCGGGACTCATCCTCGCGTCGCATGAGCCGTATCCCGCCATCGTGGTGGATTCGTCCTCGACGGTGCTCGAGGCGAATGCAGGCGCGCTCGCGATGATGGGGCAGCCGCGTGAGGCGCTCGGACAGGTCAACCTGATGGACCTCGTCTTCGTGCCCGGGCCCGTGCGCTCGGCCATTGGCAACTGGGAGGAGATTGCCGGGTATCTGCTCCACCGGCTGCGGGAGGGCGCTCGCATGCGGGGCCCCCGCTCACCCGTGGCATCAGTCCTAGCCCATGTCCTGGCGCAGCCAGGTGTCGAGGCGTTGACCGCGCTGCGGCCCGCCAACGCCGGCTCCGTGCTGGTGCCCTTGACCTTCACCCGCGATGGCGCGACGACGCACTGGTACACCACGCTCACCAGCTTCGGCGCCCCCCAGGATGCCCTGGTGGAGGAAATCACCATCGAGCAGTTCCACCCGATGTGA
- a CDS encoding bestrophin family protein: MIVRPRLSSLRLLFVVRGTILPRVLPHVLGIAALSALVVWAYRQGYLDLQISSPAPLSLLGIALSIFLGFRNNACYDRWWEARKHWGALIIELRSFSHEAIALLGDDSSGAKEAARRLARRNIAFAHAMVAHLRGNDAREDISRLLPEPEASRVLASQNRPNALLREHDRELATLLREKHLTDITWSELRTHVHGLMNVLSACERIRFTPLPFTYTVLLHRTAYLFCLLLPFGLAEALGWFTPWLAAMIAYTFFGLDRLSDELEEPFGTEPNDLSLLAMARSVEMNLMEALGEPQPEPLKPRDFVLP; this comes from the coding sequence GTGATTGTCCGTCCTCGCCTCAGCTCGCTTCGGCTCCTCTTCGTCGTGCGCGGGACCATCCTCCCGCGCGTCCTGCCCCACGTCCTGGGCATCGCGGCACTCTCCGCGCTCGTCGTCTGGGCGTACCGGCAAGGCTATCTGGATCTGCAGATCTCCTCGCCGGCGCCGCTGTCCCTGCTGGGCATCGCGCTCTCCATCTTCCTCGGGTTCCGGAACAACGCCTGCTACGACCGGTGGTGGGAGGCCCGGAAGCACTGGGGCGCGCTCATCATTGAACTGCGTTCATTCTCCCATGAGGCCATCGCGCTCCTGGGGGACGACAGCAGCGGAGCGAAGGAGGCGGCGCGCAGGTTGGCGAGGCGGAACATCGCCTTCGCCCACGCGATGGTCGCGCACCTGCGCGGGAACGACGCCCGGGAGGACATCAGCCGCCTGCTGCCGGAGCCGGAGGCCTCGCGCGTACTGGCCAGCCAGAACCGCCCCAACGCCCTGCTTCGGGAGCACGACCGGGAGCTGGCCACGCTCCTCCGGGAGAAGCATCTCACCGACATCACCTGGAGCGAGCTGCGGACGCACGTCCATGGCTTGATGAACGTGCTCTCCGCGTGTGAGCGCATCCGCTTCACGCCCCTGCCCTTCACGTACACGGTGCTGCTGCACCGCACCGCCTACCTGTTCTGCCTGCTGCTGCCCTTTGGTCTCGCGGAGGCGCTGGGCTGGTTCACGCCCTGGCTCGCGGCGATGATTGCCTACACCTTCTTCGGGCTCGACCGGCTGAGCGACGAACTGGAGGAGCCCTTCGGCACGGAGCCCAACGACCTCTCCTTGCTGGCGATGGCGCGCAGCGTGGAGATGAACCTGATGGAGGCGCTGGGCGAACCGCAGCCCGAGCCGCTGAAGCCCCGCGACTTCGTCCTCCCATGA
- a CDS encoding DUF378 domain-containing protein, producing MERADADRTRGGLAKAMAVLAIIGAINWGLIGFFNWNLVNALFGGETRTAMSALSRLIYSIVGLSGVALALTFPWKKSLGATTTTTPRTDMGIHRRTEVRP from the coding sequence ATGGAACGAGCGGACGCGGACCGAACCAGAGGAGGGCTCGCCAAGGCGATGGCCGTCCTGGCCATCATCGGCGCCATCAACTGGGGCCTGATTGGCTTCTTCAATTGGAACCTCGTGAACGCGCTGTTCGGCGGCGAGACACGGACGGCGATGAGCGCGCTCAGCCGCCTCATCTACTCCATCGTGGGTCTGTCGGGCGTCGCGCTGGCACTCACCTTCCCCTGGAAGAAGAGCCTGGGAGCCACCACGACCACCACGCCGAGGACGGACATGGGGATTCACCGCAGAACCGAAGTGCGTCCCTGA
- a CDS encoding LysR family transcriptional regulator, whose translation MRDRLGGVFAFVQAVEAGSFALAAERMGLSRSAVGKSIARLEERLETRLFQRTTRRQGLTEDGQAFYERCVRALAELEAAETALDSGRRAPTGRLRVSAPVMFGRHCAAPLLRELVLQHPGLELEIAFSDRMVDLVEEGYDLALRVAPLADHAGLTARRLGVQTMSVCAAPGYLKRHGRPKTLEDLGEHDAVVYGRNGVNKPWRFPDGQGGEQRIAVQARLRFDDVETIMDAAVQGAGLAWLPRWLIAEHLSSGRLVEVLETQRPYGNEIYAVWPQSKHLTSKVRAAIDLLVARIPERLADTHSR comes from the coding sequence ATGAGGGACCGCCTTGGGGGCGTCTTCGCCTTTGTCCAGGCCGTGGAGGCAGGGAGCTTCGCGCTCGCCGCGGAGCGCATGGGACTCTCGCGCTCGGCCGTGGGGAAGAGCATCGCGCGGCTGGAGGAGCGTCTGGAGACCCGGCTGTTCCAGCGCACCACGCGCCGGCAGGGCCTCACCGAGGACGGCCAGGCCTTCTACGAACGATGCGTGCGCGCATTGGCGGAGCTCGAGGCGGCGGAGACGGCGCTGGACTCTGGACGGCGCGCGCCCACGGGCCGCCTGCGCGTCAGCGCTCCCGTGATGTTCGGCCGGCACTGCGCCGCGCCGCTGCTGCGCGAGCTGGTCCTCCAGCATCCGGGATTGGAGCTGGAAATCGCCTTCAGCGACCGGATGGTCGACCTCGTCGAGGAAGGCTACGACCTGGCCCTCCGCGTCGCGCCACTGGCGGACCACGCGGGACTGACGGCGCGCCGGCTGGGCGTCCAGACGATGTCCGTCTGCGCCGCGCCCGGCTACCTGAAGCGCCACGGCCGCCCGAAGACACTTGAAGACCTGGGCGAGCACGACGCGGTCGTCTACGGCCGCAACGGCGTCAACAAGCCCTGGCGATTCCCGGACGGACAAGGCGGCGAGCAGCGCATCGCCGTCCAGGCGCGCCTGCGCTTCGACGACGTGGAGACCATCATGGACGCCGCGGTGCAGGGGGCCGGGCTGGCGTGGCTTCCTCGCTGGCTCATCGCCGAGCACCTGAGCAGCGGAAGACTCGTCGAAGTACTGGAAACGCAGCGCCCCTATGGCAACGAAATCTACGCGGTGTGGCCTCAGAGCAAACACCTGACCTCGAAGGTGCGCGCGGCCATCGACCTCCTCGTCGCGCGCATTCCCGAGCGACTGGCGGACACCCACTCCCGCTGA